The following are encoded together in the Montipora foliosa isolate CH-2021 chromosome 12, ASM3666993v2, whole genome shotgun sequence genome:
- the LOC137979532 gene encoding membrane frizzled-related protein-like translates to MKCSTYNFSSITSSARHLVVQFRSESTCNYTGFEARYTVLSPGSADSSELCLPGNPNNNNLKIAGEKGNLKSPLEYYPPDLDCNWLITAPVGNTVKLTFNRFRLDPISTCGDYVQIIDGESGVILEQYCPSRSPYPIESTSRYLRVRFVSDSYGIPDQYEGFYATFEAIESSSSSAITIAVTVSVAVFIIVVTVAVVVVKRKRALNRESVDTRLSPVATATLANAGHSAHVDEEANRQTPQTLHEPADDSHPIPTVDPIRPPATNPQYEIPPPEYPYPQTPPPPYPGQGEVLQYPPTGESYPWLMSQ, encoded by the exons ATGAAGTGCAGTACTTATAATTTTTCCTCCATCACTTCAAGTGCTCGACACCTTGTGGTCCAATTCAGGTCTGAATCAACGTGTAACTATACGGGATTTGAGGCACGGTACACAGTTTTGAGTCCGGGAT CTGCCGACTCGAGTGAGTTATGTCTCCCAGGTAACCCAAACAATAACAACTTGAAGATAGCCGGTGAAAAAGGGAATCTGAAGTCACCACTTGAGTATTACCCACCAGACTTAGATTGTAACTGGCTTATCACTGCGCCTGTTGGAAATACCGTTAAGCTCACATTCAACAGATTTCGATTGGACCCTATATCGACTTGTGGAGATTACGTTCAAATTATCGATGGGGAGTCTGGAGTAATATTGGAACAATATTGTCCTTCTCGATCACCATACCCCATTGAATCGACTAGCCGGTACTTACGTGTGAGATTTGTGTCCGACTCTTATGGAATTCCAGATCAATATGAAGGATTCTACGCTACATTTGAAGCTATAGAATCAAGCA GTTCTTCAGCGATAACGATCGCCGTTACTGTGAGCGTAGCAGTTTTCATAATTGTTGTTACTGTCGCTGTAGTGGTTGTCAAAAGGAAAAGAGCTTTAAACCGCGAGTCTGTTGACACTAGATTGTCACCAGTGGCAACGGCTACTTTAGCAAATGCAGGTCATTCGGCCCATGTTGATGAAGAGGCAAACCGACAAACTCCACAGACGTTGCACGAGCCCGCAGATGACAGCCATCCAATACCCACAGTGGATCCTATCCGTCCACCAGCAACAAACCCGCAATATGAAATTCCCCCACCAGAGTACCCATATCCTCAAACCCCACCACCACCCTACCCTGGACAAGGAGAAGTTCTACAGTATCCACCCACAGGAGAATCGTATCCGTGGTTGATGAGTCAATAA